The Pimelobacter simplex genomic sequence GACAAGATCCGCGACGCGCTGCTCTCGCCCAAACCTGCCTGCGCGGCGCTGACCGCGCTGGCCACCTTTCACGGCCTGCGCGCTGGAGAACTGCGCAACATGCACCTGACCGACCTCGCCGACGGCCGACTGCAGCTCGGTGAGCGCAGCATCCTGCTCGCCGACCCCGTGCGCGTCCGCCTCGCGGCCTGGCTCGACCACCGCAACCGGGCCTGGCCCAACACCGCCAACCCCCACGTTTTCCTCAACCACCGCAACTCCAGCCGCACCACGCCCGTCGGCGGACGCTGGCTCACCCTGGCCACCGGGATCCCCATCCACGTCATGCGCGAAGACCGGATCCTGCACGAGGCCCGCGCCACGGGTGGCGACGTCCGCCGCATCTGCGACCTGTTCGGCCTCACCGTCGAAGCAGCCCTGCGCTATCTGCCCCCCGTAGAGCCCGGGGGCCCCGAAGAGCCCCGCCGCTCCTGAACCCTGAGGACTCCGGCTCGTGATTCCGGTCACGTTGACCTCCAGCGGGGTTGAAATTGGAGTCGACTCCAAGTTCTACGCTGGTGGTGTTCGCGACCTTCGACGAAAGACAGGGAGCTCCACCCATGAGCACGGCCCCGAACCAGACCATCCCCGATGTAGTCGAGGAGCGTAGCCAGCGCCGGTACCTGCTGCTCGCCGGATGCGTCGACTGCGCCGGTGACCTGGCCGCGCTGCGGCAGGTGCCCGGCGTCCACGAAGTGCGCTTCCTCGAGGCGACCGGCGTCATCGCCGTCGACGCCGACCCGCGTCTGGAGGACGGGGTGCTGCTGCGCGCCGCAGCCGGGTCGGGTCTGACGCTGCAGCGACAAGACACCACCCGCCCCTCCACGCCGCCAACCGCGCCCCCATGGTGGAAACGTCCGGCTCTGATCGCCCTGGTCGCGGCGACCGGCCTGGTCGCTGCCGGCCTGCTGGCCGAGCACGCCATCGACGCCGAACCGGTTGCCCTCGCGCTGTTCCTCGCCGCGATCGGCATCGGCGGCATCTACCCGGTCCGCGAGGCCCTCAGCGTGCTGCGCACTCGGCGGCTGTCGATAGGTGTGCTGCTGGTCGCCGCCGCGATCGGGGCGCTCGCCCTGGGCCGGGTCGAGGAAGCCGCCGAACTGGTGGTCATCTTCTCCCTCGGCGAGGTGCTGGAATCCTATGCCGCCGACCGGGCCCGCGGCTCGATCCGTGCCCTGATGGCGCTGACCCCGCCGGTCGCCGAACGACTGAGTATCGACGGCAGCAGCACCGCCACCCCGGTGCAGGAGCTGAACATTGGGGATGTGGTGCTGGTCCGGCCACACCAGCGCATCCCCACCGACGGCGAAGTCCAAGACGGCAGTTCGTGGGTGGACGCCTCCGCAGTCACCGGCGAGTCCATGCCCGTCGAAACCACCACAGGTGCAGCCGTCTACGGCGGCACACTCAACGGCGACGGGGCCTTGCGCATCGAGGTGACCACTGCCTACACCGACACCGTCCTGGCCCGGGTGATCCGCCAGGTCGAGGACGCACAGGCAAGCCGCGGCCGCGCGCAACGATTCGCCGAACGCTTCGGCGCGATCTACACCCCCGCCATGTTCGCCCTGGCCGCCCTTGTCGCCCTCCTGGGCCCCCTCGCCGGGCTGAGCTTCACCGAGGCCGTCTACCGGGCTCTGGTCATCCTCACGGTCTCCTGCTCCTGCGCCCTGGTCATCTCCGTGCCCGTCGCCGTGGTCACAGCTATCGCCCGCGGCGCCCGCGACGGCATCCTCATCAAGGGTGGCGCCCACCTGGAGCAACTGGCCCGCATCGACACCATCGCATTCGATAAGACCGGCACCCTGACCGCCGGACGCCCCGCGCTGACCACCATCCACGCCCTGCCCGGCCACACCGAGGATCAGGTCCTCACCCTCGCCGCGGCCGTCGAGGCGACCTCCACCCACCCGATCGCGACTGCCATCACCGAAGCCGCCCAGCAGCGCCGCCTGGCCCTTCCCGACTCCACCGAGGCGGCCACGACCCCGGGAGTCGGCGCTCACGCAACCGTCCGCGGACATCGCATCCACGTCGGGCGCGTCCGCCCCGCCACCGACGCCACACAGACACACGAAGCGCTGGCAGACCTCGAACAGCAGGGCCTGACCCCCGTCGCGGTCTATCGCGACGACATGCTGATCGGCATTCTCGGCGTCTCCGACCAGCTGCGTCCCGACGCCGTCGCCGCCCTGGCACAGTTGCGGAAGCTGGGGATCGCCCGCACCGTCATCCTCACCGGCGACCATCCCCGGGTCGCCGAGGCCGTCGCGGCCCAGCTCGGGATCAACGAGATCCATGCCGGGCTCCTGCCCGAGGACAAGACCAGCCAGGTCCAGAACCTGTGTCGACAAGGCGTCGTCGCGA encodes the following:
- a CDS encoding heavy metal translocating P-type ATPase translates to MSTAPNQTIPDVVEERSQRRYLLLAGCVDCAGDLAALRQVPGVHEVRFLEATGVIAVDADPRLEDGVLLRAAAGSGLTLQRQDTTRPSTPPTAPPWWKRPALIALVAATGLVAAGLLAEHAIDAEPVALALFLAAIGIGGIYPVREALSVLRTRRLSIGVLLVAAAIGALALGRVEEAAELVVIFSLGEVLESYAADRARGSIRALMALTPPVAERLSIDGSSTATPVQELNIGDVVLVRPHQRIPTDGEVQDGSSWVDASAVTGESMPVETTTGAAVYGGTLNGDGALRIEVTTAYTDTVLARVIRQVEDAQASRGRAQRFAERFGAIYTPAMFALAALVALLGPLAGLSFTEAVYRALVILTVSCSCALVISVPVAVVTAIARGARDGILIKGGAHLEQLARIDTIAFDKTGTLTAGRPALTTIHALPGHTEDQVLTLAAAVEATSTHPIATAITEAAQQRRLALPDSTEAATTPGVGAHATVRGHRIHVGRVRPATDATQTHEALADLEQQGLTPVAVYRDDMLIGILGVSDQLRPDAVAALAQLRKLGIARTVILTGDHPRVAEAVAAQLGINEIHAGLLPEDKTSQVQNLCRQGVVAMVGDGVNDAPAMANAHVAIAMGAAGTDVALETADVALMADDLTRLPAAIRLARRARANITQNIVMSLVVITGLVAAATAGAFNLTQGIILNEGTALLIIANGLRLLRHKEA